The genomic stretch cggtggctcacgcctgtaatcccagcactttgggagtccgaggtgggtggatcacgaggtcaggagatcgagaccatcctggctaacacggtgaaaccccgtctctactaaaaaatacaaaaaaatttagccaggcgcggtggcaggcgcctgtagtcccagctactcgggaggctgaagcaggagaatggcaggaacccgggaggcagagcttgcagtgagccgagattgcaccaccgcactccagcgtgggagacagagcgagactccgtctcaaaaaaaaaaaaaaaaaaaagagatagggtcttgctatgttgcccaggccggtctcaacctcctgggctcaagcaaacctcctacctcggcctcccaaattgctgagattacaggcgtgagtgagccgccgtgcccagccacGAAGTAACTCTGTATTTGAGGCTCTTTCTGtgtctttcccttctctcttgGGCCAGGGGTGCGTGTCCATGCATTTTGGGAAGGAGTCCTTGCTGTCTGCTGGTCTGTGTGCTCGGTGTCCGGGAAAGTCTGAGAACCATGTTGTTCACTCTCTTCagctctgtgtgtttgtgtcagTCGGTGAGAGCATGAGTGAGTCGTGTGTCTTTTGCCCCGCACCTCCCTTTCACCTGTGGCTTAAGAACTCTGTACTATGCGGCCAACAGCCCACTCTTCCCCAGCTCTCAGGGTGGCTCTGAGCTAGTCTATTCCCCTTCTgggcctctctctccttctcagtTGTTCTCAGAGGCTCCTTTCCAGAACTGGCCTGCAGATGGTCAGGAAAATCCTCTGAGTAGCGTTATTGTAAATTCCCTACAAAAGGAGAATGGAGAAGGCCCTGTGGAGCCTGGCCTGGGCAGAGAGGAAGCCAGGAGGGGAGACAGGACAGAGACACTTATAAAGGACAAGAaggggccgggtgtagtggctacacctgtaatcttagcgctttgggaggcggcataacctgaggtcaggaggtttgggaggcgaggcaggcggataacctgaggtcaggagttcgagaccagcctaggcaacatggtgaaaccccacctctactaaaaaaaaaaaagaaaagaaaagaaaaaaaaatttagccaagcctggtggtgcatgctagtagtcccagctactcaggaggctgaagcaggagaatcgcttgaacccaggaggcggaggttgcagtgagccaagattgtgtcactgcactccagcctgggtgacagagcaagacactgtttcaaaaaaagaaaaaaaagaaaccaatgaCTAAATTATTGGGCTTACAAGATAGCAgattagcctcccgagtagctgggactacatgcatgcaccaccacatctggctaatttttgtatttttagtagagatggagtttcaccacgttgcccaggctgatctcaaactcctggcctcaagtgatgcactcgcctcggcctcccaaagtgctggcattacaggcgtgagccactgtgcccaccagcAATGACCGAATTTGTATCATCAACTTTCACACTTCTCTGGGGAACTGACAGTCCCCTGGGTGGAGGGTGGAGTGGTAGCAGGGCCAAGCCCTTGGAAACCAAGCTGTGAATCTGAGACTTTGTCCTTGGGGGGTGATGGAGACCATGGAGGATTTTGAACAGGTCTTGGTGTTAGAAAGATCTCTCTGGAGTCTTCAGGGGAACTGGAGGGCCCAGTGTGAGTGGGTGGTGACCCCATGAGCAGCTGGGGCTTGGGGTCCCTGCTCCACCTCCGGGCCCCGCCCCCTGACATCACTGTCGCATTATTGCACCAGGTCTGGCTGACCAATAAGCTGCTGCTTGCGATGATAATGGGTCCTAGCAACGGTGTCTGACCTTGGCTAAGAGGGAAGGAGATCCTATCAGTGGGGAGAgtgtgaggggagagggagagcctgCAGGGCAGGTGAGTCCCCCAGGGCTCTCTCGCTGGGCCCCTGTGCGTGGGCGGAGCAGGAGCTTATGGTCTAATCCGGACCCCCTCAGCCCAAATTCCAACCACTGACTTGTCTGCCCCTTGCTGCCAGGACCTGTTCCAGGTTCCCACTCTTCCCACCGCAGACCATACTAGGGAGAGGGCACACCCAGGATAGGAGGCTCAGATCTGGAGGcaacaatgtctttttttttttttctgagacagagtctcgctctgtcgcccaggctggagtgcagtggtgcaatcttggctcactgcaacctccgcctcctgggttcaagagctgggactacaggcatgcgccacaacacctggctaatttttgtatttttagtggagatggagtttcaccatgttggccaggctggtctcgaactcctgacctcaagtgatccacccacctcggcctcccaaagtgctaggattacaggcgtgagccaccatgcccagccgggaACAATGTCTTAAGGACATATTTCTGTGAGGGGTGGAGTGGGGTAGCAGAGGATGGGGTGAGTGGTGGGAGGTGAAGAGACGGGGTGCAGGGGGCAAGGAGACAAGGCAGGAGGCAGGGACATGCAGCTGAAGGGAGAGTAGCTCTCTAGGTGGGTGAAGGAGCCTGGGGACCTGGGTTGGGGTCCTGGCTGTGCCTCTGGATGAGGAGACCTCATTTGTCTAGTCTGAGCCTCAGTCCTTCTCCCTGTCAAATGGGGACAGTGATCCCAGACATGAGCAGCTCTCCCAGGGCACCCTGAAGACCCTTAGTGAGTAAATGTATTTTAGAGATGATGGGCCAGAGGAGGGtgagtgggaagagggagaaccagggaagctCCTGGTGAGGAGGAGGGATCTGAGGGGGGACCATCACGACAGGAGctctggggggtgggaggggaacTGAACCCCGGGAGGCAAGGGCTGCCATGGCAGGGGTGGGGTTTCATGGAAATGACTCCTGGTGTCCAGGTGGTCCCCATGTCTGGCTTCCCGAACCCAAGGGCGTCTGAACCCAAAGTCAGCCTAGGGCTAGCTGAACGGGGTTTGTGGGCATCACGGCAGCCCTGCGAGGTGGGGAGGAGTATCCCCCACGGggcagctgaggctcagagagggcgaggacttgctcaaagtcacacagctaagaatATTACTAATGATAAGAATAATGATGATGACGGTGATGCCAATGACACGAGGCACCTGCCCTGAGCCAGGCGCCGTTTTATGGGCTGCTTTATGTCATAactcattcaagtcacagagatCCTAGGAGGTGGTTTGCCAGGATTGTAGGTATCATTCTCAGTGTTCAGATGAGGAGAGTGAGGAgagagttaagtaacttgcctcaCATCACTCAGTAAGTatgtggtggagccaggatttgatcccaggcagtctggctccggGTCTGGGTCCCCTCCACCCTACCCTCCAATCCCAGCCACCGCGGGAGTGCAGCTGTTTCCTCTGAATGGGCCTGTACCACCCTTTCCTATGCAGCCCTGGCTATGTAATTTGCCCTGGCTATATAATTTGCAAGGCCCAGTACGAAATGAAAATATGGGGCCCCTGGTTCAAATATTATAaagaatttcaggccaggcatggtggctcatgcccttaattccagcactctgggaagctgaggcaggaggaccttgatctcggaagttcaagaccagctgggacaacatagtgagactcccatctctacaaaaaatttaaaaagtagctgggcatggtggcatgcgcctgtggtcccagctatttaggaggctgaggtgggaggattgctagagccaaggagatcaaggctgcaatgagccatgatcgtagcactgtgctccagcctcgatgacagagagaccctgtctcaaacaaacaaacaaacaatttcaGCTAGTgtcagcagagcattaaaccaagcactGGGCCATTCTAAGCACAGAACCCTCCAGGGCACACATACACCCAGAAAACTGACCTGTGCCTAGGTTACCCTGGAGACTCCAATAGTGCTCCAAGAGGCTGCTTGGTGGTCATGCCCATTACCCAGAGAGGTGCTTCATTTTGCCCCTGGTCACACGGCAAGTTAGTGGCAGAAAAGGGATGTGAACCTGGGCCTGCCAGACCCCAAAGCCCTCTAACTTGTGCCAAAAATGTGTCCCCAATTCTTGAAGGAAAAAGAGAGCTGTGGGCTTCCAGGGCGACTCCCTTCACATCCGTGGTATCTGTCTCTCCCTGCCCCATGCCAAGGCCCAGGAGGTGTGAATGGCTCCCTTCTCCTCTGCAGGCGCTGAGGATCACGCATCCTGTGACTCTCTCCTGTCCCCCGCCACCCTCTGAACCACTGGCCACCATGGCTACTTCAAAGTTGCCCGTGGTGCCTGGGGAGGAGGAAAACACCATCCTTATGGCCAAGGAAAGGCTGGAGGCCCTGCGCACAGCCTTTGAGTCGGGTGACCTCCCCCAGGCCGCCTCTCACCTCCAGGAGCTGCTGGCCTCCACGGAAAGCATCCGCCTGGAGGTGGGCGTCACGGGCGAGTCGGGCGCGGGCAAGTCCTCCCTCATCAATGCCCTGCGTGGCCTGGAGGCCGAGGACCCTGGCGCGGCTCTCACGGGCGTCATGGAGACCACGATGCAACCGTCGCCCTATCCGCACCCACAGTTCCCTGACGTGACCCTCTGGGACCTGCCAGGAGCCGGCTCTCCAGGCTGCCCGGCTGACAAGTACCTAAAGCAGGTAGACTTCAGCCGCTATGACTTCTTCCTGCTGGTCTCCCCCCGCCGCTGCGGGGCcgtcgagacccgcctggccgcCGAGATCCTGTGCCAGGGCAAGAAGTTCTACTTTGTGCGCACCAAGGTGGACGAGGACCTGGCGGCCACGCGCACCCAGCGGCCGTCGGGCTTCAGAGAGGCCGCTGTCCTGCAGGAGATCCGAGACCACTGTGCCGAGCGGCTGCGGGAGGCCGGCGTGGCTGACCCTCGCATCTTCCTGGTGTCCAACCTCTCGCCGGCCCGCTACGACTTTCCCACGCTGGTGTCCACCTGGGAGCACGACCTGCCCTCCCACCGGCGCCACGCTGGCCTGCTGTCGCTCCCCGACATCTCGCTGGAGGCCTTGCAGAAGAAGAAGGCCATGCTTCAAGAGCAAGTCCTCAAGACCGCCCTGGTGTTGGGCGTCATCCAGGCCCTGCCGGTCCCAGGGCTGGCGGCCGCCTACGATGATGCGTTGCTCATCCACTCACTGCGTGGCTACCACCGCAGCTTTGGTCTGGACGACGACTCGCTGGCCAAGCTGGCCGAGCAGGTGGGCAAACAGGCAGGTGACCTGCGCTCGGTCATCCGCTCCCCACTGGCCAACGAGGTCTCGCCTGAGACTGTCCTGCGGCTCTATTCCCAGTCGTCCGACGGCGCCATGCGGGTGGCCCGCGCCTTTGAGAGGGGCATCCCTGTGTTTGGGACGCTGGTGGCTGGCGGCATCAGCTTTGGCGCTGTCTACACCATGCTCCAGGGCTGCCTCAACGAGATGGCTGAGGACGCCCAGCGTGTCCGCATCAAGGCCCTGGAGGACGACGAGCCGCAGCCGGAGGTCAGCTTGGAAGTGGCCAGTGACAATGGCGTGGAAAAGGGGGGGTccggggagggaggtggggaggaagccCCACTCTCAACCTGCAGGAAGCTCGGCCTCCTTCTTAAGTACATTCTGGACAGCTGGAAGAAACACGACtcagaagagaaataaagagtGCAGCCCCGCCCCCCTGCCTCACCCACAAACTAAGTCTTAACAAAAtccaacaaaccaacaaaaaaggcCAATGTGGTGAATGTGAGGGCTGCAGTTGCCTGGGGGGTGGGTGTGGAAGGAGCCTGTGTCCCTGGCAGGCAGGGGAGCCTGCATCCTGGGCAGGGCAAAGG from Pan paniscus chromosome 20, NHGRI_mPanPan1-v2.0_pri, whole genome shotgun sequence encodes the following:
- the IRGC gene encoding interferon-inducible GTPase 5; this encodes MATSKLPVVPGEEENTILMAKERLEALRTAFESGDLPQAASHLQELLASTESIRLEVGVTGESGAGKSSLINALRGLEAEDPGAALTGVMETTMQPSPYPHPQFPDVTLWDLPGAGSPGCPADKYLKQVDFSRYDFFLLVSPRRCGAVETRLAAEILCQGKKFYFVRTKVDEDLAATRTQRPSGFREAAVLQEIRDHCAERLREAGVADPRIFLVSNLSPARYDFPTLVSTWEHDLPSHRRHAGLLSLPDISLEALQKKKAMLQEQVLKTALVLGVIQALPVPGLAAAYDDALLIHSLRGYHRSFGLDDDSLAKLAEQVGKQAGDLRSVIRSPLANEVSPETVLRLYSQSSDGAMRVARAFERGIPVFGTLVAGGISFGAVYTMLQGCLNEMAEDAQRVRIKALEDDEPQPEVSLEVASDNGVEKGGSGEGGGEEAPLSTCRKLGLLLKYILDSWKKHDSEEK